In the genome of Phaeodactylum tricornutum CCAP 1055/1 chromosome 18, whole genome shotgun sequence, one region contains:
- the UBC2 gene encoding ubiquitin conjugating enzyme E2 (ligase activity, homolog to Phytophthora UBC), whose translation MSLKRINKELVDLGKDPPSNCSAGPVGDDMFHWQATIMGPEDSPYSGGVFFLDIHFPADYPFKPPKVHFTTRIYHCNINSNGGICLDILKDQWSPALTVSKVLLSICSLLTDANPDDPLVPDIAQLLKTDRARHDSTAREWTSKYAM comes from the exons ATGTCTTTGAAGCGAATTAACAAG GAACTTGTCGATCTCGGCAAAGACCCTCCGTCAAATTGCTCGGCTGGTCCCGTTGGTGACGATATGTTCCATTGGCAGGCGACCATTATGGGCCCGGAAGACTCTCCGTATTCTGGCGGAGTCTTCTTTCTCGACATTCACTTCCCCGCCGATTATCCGTTCAAGCCCCCCAAGGTCCACTTCACCACACGTATTTACCACTGCAACATCAACTCCAACGGCGGTATATGTCTCGATATCCTCAAGGACCAGTGGAGCCCGGCATTAACCGTGTCCAAAGTTTTGCTTTCCATCTGTTCCCTCTTGACGGACGCCAATCCGGATGATCCACTGGTGCCGGACATAGCGCAGCTGCTCAAAACGGACAGGGCTCGACACGATAGTACGGCGCGGGAGTGGACTTCGAAGTATGCTATGTAG
- a CDS encoding predicted protein: MLILPLKPAVRFDLQTALSKWLDSDQEVSFQPSNPLQFVLPKPDLSAAACREDLLRLQSLRNCVTDVLLKRDSHRAALEDDGLADCHEYHATLLEFEKRGFPTLDDEHNGLRLFWKGAWSPEEERHATLTWDRAVIEFNTAALLTGMAAECSVTDRAACKEAVNYCQTAASILAVLKELVQSMDFATVDLSQPMLAFWEKYLVAQAQMFIYRMAAQAGDDTKHSTLSVLSQSAFALFNEALTAAQDPRLESEVPKESSTWATYCKVSSMLSVAKAEYHQAVVHRLANEWGKEIARLRDCHLKFETLSKFVRGLDDDGPVSYMRRECLAILPVVHDRLHEADKDNYNIYQEKIPEEMPEIAAKQLAKSSGGLPQSMLVPKKQVFVNV, from the coding sequence ATGCTCATTCTCCCGTTGAAGCCAGCCGTCCGTTTTGATCTACAAACCGCACTTTCAAAATGGCTAGACTCGGATCAAGAAGTCTCGTTTCAACCATCCAATCCGTTGCAATTTGTGCTTCCCAAGCCAGATTTGTCCGCCGCCGCCTGTCGCGAAGATCTCTTGCGATTGCAGTCACTACGCAACTGCGTTACTGATGTGCTCTTGAAGCGCGATTCCCACCGAGCGgcactggaagacgatgggTTGGCGGATTGTCACGAGTATCACGCCACTTTGCTTGAGTTCGAAAAACGTGGGTTCCCCACGCTCGACGATGAACACAACGGATTGCGGCTTTTTTGGAAAGGCGCGTGGTCACCCGAGGAGGAACGACACGCAACATTAACGTGGGATCGTGCCGTGATTGAGTTCAATACTGCAGCGTTGCTAACGGGAATGGCCGCCGAATGCTCCGTCACCGATCGAGCTGCTTGCAAAGAAGCTGTGAATTACTGTCAAACGGCGGCGAGTATTCTGGCCGTTCTGAAAGAACTCGTGCAGTCTATGGACTTTGCCACGGTGGATTTAAGTCAACCCATGTTGGCGTTCTGGGAAAAGTATCTCGTCGCCCAAGCACAAATGTTCATTTATCGCATGGCCGCTCAGGCCGGAGACGACACCAAGCATTCGACATTGTCGGTCTTGTCACAATCTGCCTTTGCCCTGTTTAACGAAGCGTTGACGGCTGCACAAGACCCACGTTTGGAATCCGAAGTACCTAAAGAGTCGTCTACATGGGCCACGTACTGCAAAGTGTCTTCTATGTTGAGTGTCGCTAAGGCCGAATACCACCAGGCGGTGGTTCACCGACTAGCGAACGAATGGGGCAAGGAGATTGCCCGGTTGCGCGATTGTCATTTAAAATTTGAAACGCTGTCAAAATTCGTACGGGGCCTGGACGACGATGGTCCAGTTTCTTATATGAGACGCGAGTGCTTGGCCATTTTGCCAGTCGTTCACGATCGGTTGCACGAAGCCGACAAGGACAATTACAATATTTACCAGGAAAAAATTCCTGAAGAAATGCCCGAAATCGCCGCCAAACAATTGGCCAAGAGTAGCGGTGGACTTCCACAATCAATGTTGGTTCCCAAGAAGCAGGTCTTTGTAAATGTATAA
- a CDS encoding predicted protein has translation MSEESKIADGDYVMMGAGSVVPGRSIPAAGLDDPSLSQEEKDHRLAVAIQQQENAAAYSEHKKKHAEHVHAQQNRTARSGTFTKLAAVRSKDHGMFSVPAEYTSEMAYHRSDNKYAFPGGNDKFSPPPQGASPQEIADHQMAANLQKFEQVDAGTIRTMTKIVTEETEAETAQAHRTQRSNYHINQKAFPR, from the coding sequence ATGAGcgaagaaagcaaaattgCGGATGGCGATTATGTCATGATGGGAGCCGGATCGGTTGTACCAGGCCGCAGTATACCCGCGGCCGGCCTCGATGATCCGAGTCTCTCccaagaggaaaaggaccaCCGCCTCGCCGTTGCCAttcagcagcaagaaaacgCTGCTGCGTATAGTGAACACAAGAAAAAGCACGCCGAACACGTGCACGCGCAACAAAACCGCACGGCCCGTTCGGGAACCTTCACCAAACTGGCTGCCGTCCGCAGCAAGGACCACGGTATGTTTTCGGTCCCCGCCGAGTACACATCGGAGATGGCCTACCACAGATCGGACAATAAGTACGCGTTCCCGGGCGGCAACGACAAATTTTCTCCTCCTCCGCAGGGCGCCAGTCCTCAAGAGATTGCCGACCACCAAATGGCTGCCAACCTGCAGAAGTTTGAACAGGTCGACGCCGGTACCATCCGTACCATGACCAAGATTGTCACAGAAGAGACTGAGGCAGAAACTGCGCAGGCGCATCGTACGCAGCGCTCCAATTACCATATCAATCAAAAGGCTTTCCCGCGCTAA